One Streptomyces mobaraensis NBRC 13819 = DSM 40847 DNA segment encodes these proteins:
- a CDS encoding RNA degradosome polyphosphate kinase, protein MADPPAFSRPQEAERPSGDRYAGPRPGGFPAAAHRPGPVAPDIPEPEPDLDADLDGYGEYDAYDGHGPAPYAEARPADAGIDYADGYDDREEDADRDGEPLPENRFLDRERSWLAFNERVLELAEDPATPLLERANFLAIFASNLDEFFMVRVAGLKRRIATGVATRSASGLQPREVLELIWTRSRELMARHAACYQQDVAPELAERGIHLIRWSELTEKEQARLFTLFRRRIFPVLTPLAVDPAHPFPYISGLSLNLAVVVRNPVSGHEHFARVKVPPLLSRFLEASPQRYVPLEDVIAAHLEELFPGMEVLGHHMFRVTRNEDLEVEEDDAENLLQALEKELMRRRFGPPVRLEVEESIDPYVLDLLVRELKISDAEVYPLPGPLDLTALFHIAALDRPELKYPTFVAGTHRDLAEVESATAPDVFAALRERDVLLHHPYDSFSTSVQSFLEQAAADPDVLAIKQTLYRTSGDSPIVDALIDAAESGKQVLVLVEIKARFDEQANIKWARKLEEAGCHVVYGLVGLKTHCKLSLVVRQEGDTLRRYSHVGTGNYHPKTARLYEDLGLLTADPQVGADLSDLFNRLSGYSRRQTYRRLLVAPRSLRDGLVARIAREVAHRRDGRPASIRIKVNAMVDEAVIDALYRASRAGVPVDVWVRGICALRPGVVGLSENIRVRSVLGRFLEHSRVFAFANGGEPEVWLGSADMMHRNLDRRIETLVRVTDPAHRASLSRLLELGMSDRTASWHLGPDGGWTRHATDADGRPLRNVQEILIDARRRRRGTATP, encoded by the coding sequence ATGGCAGATCCTCCGGCGTTCTCGCGCCCCCAGGAGGCGGAGCGGCCGTCCGGCGACCGGTACGCGGGCCCGCGCCCCGGCGGCTTCCCGGCCGCCGCGCACCGGCCGGGCCCGGTCGCGCCGGACATCCCCGAACCGGAGCCCGACCTGGACGCCGACCTCGACGGATACGGCGAGTACGACGCGTACGACGGCCACGGGCCCGCCCCCTACGCGGAGGCCCGCCCGGCGGACGCCGGGATCGACTACGCGGACGGCTACGACGACCGCGAGGAGGACGCGGACCGCGACGGCGAGCCGCTGCCCGAGAACCGCTTCCTGGACCGCGAACGAAGCTGGCTGGCGTTCAACGAACGAGTGCTGGAGCTGGCCGAGGATCCGGCCACCCCGCTCCTCGAACGCGCCAACTTCCTGGCGATCTTCGCGAGCAACCTCGACGAGTTCTTCATGGTCCGCGTCGCCGGCCTCAAGCGCCGCATCGCCACCGGCGTCGCCACCCGCTCCGCGTCCGGCCTCCAGCCGCGCGAGGTGCTGGAGCTGATCTGGACCCGCTCCCGGGAGCTCATGGCCCGGCACGCCGCCTGCTACCAGCAGGACGTCGCCCCCGAGCTGGCCGAGCGGGGCATCCACCTGATCCGCTGGTCCGAGCTGACCGAGAAGGAGCAGGCCCGCCTCTTCACCCTCTTCCGGCGGCGGATCTTCCCCGTCCTCACCCCGCTCGCCGTCGACCCGGCGCACCCCTTCCCGTACATCTCCGGGCTGTCGCTCAACCTGGCCGTGGTCGTCCGCAACCCGGTCAGCGGGCACGAGCACTTCGCGCGGGTGAAGGTGCCGCCGCTGCTGTCGCGGTTCCTGGAGGCGTCGCCGCAGCGGTACGTGCCGCTGGAGGACGTGATCGCGGCGCATCTGGAGGAGCTGTTCCCGGGGATGGAGGTGCTGGGGCACCACATGTTCCGGGTGACGCGCAACGAGGACCTGGAGGTCGAGGAGGACGACGCCGAGAACCTGCTCCAGGCGCTGGAGAAGGAGCTGATGCGCCGCCGCTTCGGCCCGCCGGTGCGGCTGGAGGTCGAGGAGTCCATCGACCCGTACGTCCTCGACCTGCTCGTCCGCGAGCTGAAGATCTCCGACGCGGAGGTGTACCCGCTGCCGGGGCCGCTCGACCTCACCGCGCTGTTCCACATCGCGGCCCTGGACCGGCCGGAGCTGAAGTACCCCACGTTCGTCGCCGGGACGCACCGTGACCTGGCCGAGGTGGAGTCCGCGACGGCACCGGACGTGTTCGCCGCCCTGCGCGAGCGGGACGTGCTGCTCCACCATCCGTACGACTCGTTCTCCACCTCCGTCCAGTCCTTCCTCGAACAGGCCGCGGCCGATCCGGACGTTCTCGCCATCAAGCAGACGCTGTACCGGACGTCCGGCGACTCGCCGATCGTCGACGCGCTGATAGACGCCGCGGAGTCCGGCAAGCAGGTGCTCGTCCTGGTCGAGATCAAGGCGCGTTTCGACGAGCAGGCGAACATCAAGTGGGCGCGGAAGCTGGAGGAGGCCGGCTGCCACGTCGTCTACGGGCTCGTCGGCCTGAAGACGCACTGCAAGCTGTCGCTGGTGGTACGGCAGGAGGGCGACACCCTCCGACGGTATTCGCATGTGGGAACAGGCAACTACCACCCGAAGACCGCCCGGCTCTACGAGGACCTGGGGCTGCTCACCGCCGACCCCCAGGTGGGCGCCGACCTGTCCGACCTCTTCAACCGGCTCTCCGGCTACTCCCGCCGGCAGACCTACCGGCGGCTGCTCGTCGCCCCCCGCTCGCTCCGCGACGGCCTGGTCGCCCGCATCGCCCGGGAGGTCGCCCACCGCCGGGACGGGCGGCCGGCCTCCATCCGGATCAAGGTCAACGCGATGGTGGACGAGGCGGTGATCGACGCCCTCTACCGCGCCTCGCGCGCCGGGGTCCCGGTGGACGTGTGGGTGCGCGGCATCTGCGCGCTGCGGCCCGGGGTGGTCGGCCTGTCCGAGAACATCCGGGTGCGCAGCGTCCTCGGCCGGTTCCTGGAGCACTCTCGGGTCTTCGCCTTCGCGAACGGGGGTGAGCCCGAGGTGTGGCTCGGCAGCGCCGACATGATGCACCGCAACCTCGACCGGCGCATCGAGACGCTCGTCCGGGTCACCGACCCCGCGCACCGCGCCTCGCTCAGCCGGCTGCTGGAACTCGGCATGTCCGACCGGACCGCGTCCTGGCACCTCGGCCCGGACGGCGGCTGGACCCGGCACGCGACCGACGCCGACGGCCGGCCGCTGCGCAACGTCCAGGAAATCCTCATCGACGCCCGGAGGCGCCGGCGTGGCACAGCGACCCCGTGA
- a CDS encoding CHAD domain-containing protein, whose protein sequence is MAQRPRDTSGALTAAGGRTDTTTDPVGAPPPQARRAPDGGGRPPHGTGSAADVLARYLHQQATEFLRGLRLHGDSGHGSGTAAEEAAEAVRLLRGAARRIAGALQVFRPLTEVPWTDQFRSELGWLTETLGREYACAARLARLRGALHRLSGAAEAGSAAAPAVGAARAGALLERQLTLARTRAHSAALQALGSTRFHAVADAVAVLSTDPPLDSAAHDLRAPEALPLLAEQSHRLLLEAVDALPLAAAGLPYNAEALSHGLADAGVPAAEGRQDAPWHQVRLLVRLRRYAQEVLDEQHQTEVEPGLTIRLLSAGQALDRHRDAAEAAAYAAAAARTPRIAPATAYALGVLHADQRYEVEAARFAFGRVWQRMGVPSR, encoded by the coding sequence GTGGCACAGCGACCCCGTGACACCTCGGGCGCCCTCACCGCGGCCGGGGGGCGGACCGACACGACGACGGACCCGGTCGGCGCGCCGCCGCCCCAAGCGCGCCGCGCGCCGGACGGCGGGGGCCGGCCCCCGCACGGCACCGGCAGCGCCGCCGACGTCCTCGCCCGCTACCTCCACCAGCAGGCGACGGAGTTCCTGCGCGGCCTGCGGCTGCACGGCGACAGCGGGCACGGCTCCGGAACCGCGGCGGAGGAGGCGGCCGAGGCCGTCCGGCTGCTGCGCGGCGCCGCCCGCCGCATCGCGGGGGCGCTCCAGGTCTTCCGCCCGCTGACCGAGGTGCCCTGGACCGATCAGTTCCGGTCCGAACTCGGCTGGCTGACCGAGACCTTGGGGCGCGAGTACGCCTGTGCGGCGCGGCTCGCCCGGCTGCGGGGCGCGCTGCACCGGCTGTCCGGCGCGGCCGAGGCCGGGAGCGCCGCCGCACCCGCCGTGGGCGCCGCGCGCGCCGGCGCGCTGCTGGAACGCCAGCTCACGCTGGCCCGGACGCGCGCCCACTCGGCGGCGCTCCAGGCGCTCGGCTCTACGCGCTTCCACGCGGTCGCCGACGCCGTCGCCGTCCTGTCGACCGACCCGCCGCTCGACTCCGCCGCCCACGACCTGCGGGCCCCGGAGGCCCTGCCGCTGCTCGCCGAGCAGAGCCACCGGCTGCTCCTGGAAGCGGTCGACGCCCTGCCACTGGCCGCCGCCGGCCTGCCCTACAACGCCGAGGCCCTCTCCCACGGCCTCGCCGACGCGGGCGTGCCCGCGGCCGAGGGCCGGCAGGACGCCCCCTGGCACCAGGTGCGGCTGCTGGTGCGGCTGCGCCGGTACGCGCAGGAGGTGCTCGACGAGCAGCACCAGACGGAAGTGGAACCCGGCCTCACCATAAGGCTGTTGAGCGCCGGCCAGGCCCTCGACCGCCACCGCGACGCGGCCGAGGCCGCCGCCTACGCCGCTGCCGCCGCCCGCACCCCCCGCATCGCCCCGGCCACCGCGTACGCCCTGGGCGTGCTCCACGCGGACCAGCGGTACGAGGTGGAGGCCGCGCGCTTCGCCTTCGGCCGGGTCTGGCAGCGGATGGGGGTGCCTTCCCGGTGA
- a CDS encoding NUDIX hydrolase: MKPVRPPAGAEDAVVRAAGCVLWRRTPGGGVELALVHRPKYLDWSFPKGKLKRREDARAGALREVREETGMDCVLGPPLPTSRYPVADGRLKEVRYWAAQPAGGAFAPNREVDRLAWLSPDEARNRLTHDRDRGLVDALLAALGAE, from the coding sequence GTGAAGCCCGTACGGCCGCCCGCCGGGGCGGAGGACGCGGTGGTCCGCGCGGCGGGCTGCGTCCTGTGGCGGCGGACCCCCGGGGGCGGCGTCGAGCTCGCCCTCGTCCACCGGCCGAAGTACCTGGACTGGTCGTTCCCGAAGGGCAAGCTGAAGCGCCGGGAGGACGCGCGGGCGGGGGCGCTGCGGGAGGTCCGCGAGGAGACGGGGATGGACTGCGTCCTCGGGCCGCCCCTCCCGACGTCCCGCTATCCGGTCGCGGACGGGCGCCTCAAGGAGGTCCGGTACTGGGCGGCGCAGCCTGCCGGCGGCGCTTTCGCTCCCAACCGGGAGGTGGACCGGCTGGCCTGGCTCAGCCCTGACGAGGCGCGGAACCGTCTGACGCACGACCGGGACCGGGGGTTGGTGGACGCGCTGCTGGCGGCCCTGGGGGCGGAGTAG
- a CDS encoding RICIN domain-containing protein, translating into MNLTSQAKARGFIVATALGVAALACGTLPAAAVGNGAQGQAKAAVASPFTLVSGVSGRCMDDPGYVTTNGTQVALWDCNGGANQKWSSTGSGTLTIGGKCLDVAGGATGARTHGTRVVLWDCNGSPSQNWTLNTSAPSAIRNASGLCIDSAMGVGGNGVPLVVWECVGSPSQSWAAK; encoded by the coding sequence GTGAACCTCACCTCTCAGGCAAAAGCCCGCGGGTTCATCGTCGCAACAGCGCTCGGCGTGGCCGCGCTGGCATGCGGAACCCTGCCCGCCGCCGCGGTCGGCAACGGCGCCCAAGGGCAGGCGAAAGCAGCGGTCGCCTCACCGTTCACCCTGGTGTCCGGCGTATCCGGCCGCTGTATGGACGACCCCGGCTACGTCACCACCAACGGAACCCAGGTCGCCCTCTGGGACTGCAACGGCGGTGCGAACCAGAAGTGGAGCAGTACCGGATCCGGCACTCTGACCATCGGCGGCAAGTGCCTGGACGTCGCGGGCGGCGCCACGGGTGCCAGGACCCACGGCACGCGGGTCGTCCTCTGGGACTGCAACGGGTCGCCCAGCCAGAACTGGACCCTCAACACCAGCGCGCCGTCAGCCATCAGAAACGCCTCCGGCCTGTGCATCGACTCGGCCATGGGGGTCGGCGGCAACGGCGTCCCCCTCGTGGTGTGGGAGTGCGTAGGCTCTCCCAGCCAGTCGTGGGCGGCCAAGTGA
- the mshA gene encoding D-inositol-3-phosphate glycosyltransferase: MSQYAPRRGTRRTRTHGSPFSRPQQFLRRAQGRLPRRVAMLSVHTSPLHQPGTGDAGGMNVYIVELAKRLAALGIEVEVFTRATTGQLPPAVELAPGVLVRHIDAGPYEGLAKEELPAQLCAFTHGVTQAWAGHRPGYYDLVHSHYWLSGHVGWLAADRWGVPLVHAMHTMAKVKNAALAEGDTPEPQARVIGETQIVRAADRLIANTEGEAEELIRHYDADPDKVAVVHPGVNLERFREADGRAAARERLGLPQDALVPLFAGRIQPLKAPDVLLRAVAELLDRRPALRSRIVVPVVGGPSGSGLAKPEELQKLAARLGIADVVRFRPPVDQERLAMWYRAASVLVMPSYSESFGLVAVEAQACGTPVVAAAVGGLPVAVRDGTSGFLVDGHDPVDYARALERFADAPELADTMGAAAAAHARSFGWDTAAAATAAVYTEAIGERRRRLRSSHV, translated from the coding sequence GTGAGCCAGTACGCACCCCGGCGCGGCACGCGCCGCACCCGTACGCATGGCAGCCCCTTCTCCCGGCCCCAGCAGTTCCTGCGCCGCGCGCAGGGCCGGCTGCCGCGCCGCGTCGCGATGCTCAGCGTCCACACGTCGCCGCTGCACCAGCCCGGCACGGGCGACGCGGGCGGCATGAACGTCTACATCGTCGAGCTCGCCAAGCGGCTCGCCGCGCTCGGCATCGAGGTGGAGGTCTTCACCCGGGCGACCACCGGGCAGCTGCCGCCCGCCGTGGAGCTGGCGCCCGGCGTCCTCGTCCGGCACATCGACGCGGGCCCGTACGAGGGGCTGGCGAAGGAGGAGCTGCCGGCCCAGCTGTGCGCCTTCACGCACGGGGTGACGCAGGCGTGGGCGGGCCACCGGCCGGGCTACTACGACCTCGTCCACTCGCACTACTGGCTGTCCGGCCACGTCGGCTGGCTGGCGGCCGACCGCTGGGGCGTGCCGCTGGTGCACGCGATGCACACGATGGCCAAGGTGAAGAACGCGGCGCTGGCCGAGGGCGACACCCCGGAGCCGCAGGCCCGGGTGATCGGCGAGACGCAGATCGTCCGCGCGGCCGACCGGCTGATCGCCAACACGGAGGGGGAGGCGGAGGAGCTGATCCGGCACTACGACGCGGACCCGGACAAGGTCGCCGTCGTCCACCCGGGCGTCAACCTGGAGCGGTTCCGGGAGGCCGACGGCCGGGCCGCCGCCCGCGAGCGGCTGGGGCTGCCGCAGGACGCGCTGGTCCCGCTGTTCGCCGGCCGGATCCAGCCGCTGAAGGCGCCCGACGTGCTGCTGCGCGCGGTGGCCGAGCTGCTGGACCGCCGGCCCGCGCTGCGGTCCCGGATCGTCGTCCCGGTGGTCGGCGGTCCGAGCGGCAGCGGCCTGGCGAAGCCGGAGGAGCTCCAGAAGCTGGCCGCCCGGCTGGGCATCGCGGACGTGGTCAGATTCCGTCCGCCGGTCGACCAGGAGCGGCTCGCGATGTGGTACCGCGCGGCATCCGTGCTGGTGATGCCCTCGTACAGCGAGTCGTTCGGTCTGGTGGCGGTGGAGGCGCAGGCGTGCGGCACGCCGGTCGTCGCGGCGGCGGTGGGCGGGCTCCCGGTGGCGGTCCGGGACGGGACCAGCGGTTTCCTGGTGGACGGGCACGACCCCGTCGACTACGCGCGGGCGCTCGAACGCTTCGCGGACGCGCCGGAGCTCGCGGACACGATGGGCGCCGCGGCGGCGGCGCACGCCCGGTCCTTCGGCTGGGACACGGCCGCCGCCGCCACGGCCGCCGTGTACACCGAGGCGATCGGCGAACGGCGGCGTCGCCTACGCTCGTCGCATGTCTGA
- a CDS encoding YbjN domain-containing protein — MSERHMSDARTVIERTLAEAAIEWESPADGTYVVKLPGTRKLSTTVSLVVGNHSLSVNAFVVRRPDENHEAVHRWLLERNTRLYGVAYAVDHLGDVYLVGRLPLAAVTPEEVDRILGVVLENADGSFNTLLEMGFASAIRKEYAWRTARGESTRNLEAFGRLTGEGRTEADGPSA; from the coding sequence ATGTCTGAACGGCACATGTCCGACGCGAGGACCGTCATCGAGCGCACGCTCGCCGAGGCCGCGATCGAGTGGGAGAGCCCGGCCGACGGCACGTACGTCGTGAAGCTGCCCGGTACCCGCAAGCTGTCGACGACCGTGTCGCTGGTCGTCGGCAACCACTCCCTCTCCGTCAACGCCTTCGTGGTGCGCCGCCCCGACGAGAACCACGAGGCGGTGCACCGCTGGCTGCTGGAGCGCAACACCCGGCTGTACGGCGTCGCCTACGCGGTCGACCACCTCGGTGACGTCTACCTCGTCGGGCGGCTGCCGCTGGCGGCCGTGACGCCGGAGGAGGTCGACCGGATCCTCGGCGTGGTGCTGGAGAACGCGGACGGCAGCTTCAACACCTTGCTGGAGATGGGGTTCGCGAGCGCGATCCGCAAGGAGTACGCGTGGCGCACCGCGCGGGGCGAGTCCACGCGCAACCTGGAGGCGTTCGGGCGGCTGACGGGGGAGGGGCGCACGGAGGCTGACGGCCCGTCGGCCTGA
- a CDS encoding MDR family MFS transporter, with protein MTRMGRAARESVAGLPRAFWWLWLCTLVNRLGSFVATFLALYLTLERGYSAFFAGLVAALHGLGGVIASVGAGVLTDRLGRRPTLMIAQVGTAASVALLGFVHDPVSISGAAFLVGLASNSSRPAVTAMMADIVRPEDRLRAYSINYWAINLGFAISSTAAGFVAEYSYLAGFLGEAAITLACAVLAYFTLPESRPEPAAPSAAGEAAPAVGLGTVLRDGRFMGVTGLAFLVALLFTQSSVALPVAMGRAGLSTQDYGMVMAVNGIMIVALQIPVTRLIERRDPRMLLVFSALLAGYGFGLTAFAGSVGFFALTIAVWTLAEIVNAPTQSGMVVRFSPRHARGRYQGVFSLSWTLSALVAPLTGGAVIEEFGADVLWAGCAVIGTFAAAGYWLLTRNLPEEGAMDAVYAGGANREERPAPQSA; from the coding sequence ATGACGCGGATGGGCAGAGCGGCGAGGGAAAGCGTGGCGGGACTCCCCCGCGCGTTCTGGTGGCTGTGGCTCTGCACGCTGGTCAACCGGCTGGGCTCGTTCGTCGCCACCTTCCTCGCCCTGTACCTGACGCTGGAGCGCGGCTACTCCGCGTTCTTCGCCGGGCTGGTCGCCGCCCTGCACGGCCTCGGCGGGGTGATCGCCTCGGTCGGGGCGGGGGTGCTGACCGACCGGCTGGGACGGCGGCCCACCCTGATGATCGCCCAGGTCGGGACGGCCGCCTCGGTGGCGCTGCTCGGCTTCGTGCACGACCCCGTGTCGATCTCCGGCGCCGCCTTCCTGGTGGGACTGGCGAGCAACTCCTCGCGGCCCGCCGTCACCGCGATGATGGCCGACATCGTCCGGCCCGAGGACCGGCTGCGGGCGTACTCGATCAACTACTGGGCGATCAACCTCGGCTTCGCGATCTCCTCCACGGCGGCCGGGTTCGTCGCCGAGTACAGCTACCTGGCCGGCTTCCTCGGCGAGGCCGCGATCACGCTGGCCTGCGCCGTCCTGGCCTACTTCACGCTCCCCGAGTCGCGGCCCGAGCCGGCCGCGCCGTCGGCCGCCGGCGAGGCGGCGCCCGCCGTGGGGCTGGGCACGGTCCTGCGCGACGGGCGGTTCATGGGCGTCACCGGCCTGGCCTTCCTGGTCGCGCTCCTCTTCACGCAGAGCTCGGTCGCGCTGCCGGTGGCGATGGGCCGGGCGGGGCTCTCCACCCAGGACTACGGCATGGTCATGGCCGTCAACGGCATCATGATCGTCGCCCTCCAGATCCCGGTGACCCGCCTCATCGAACGCCGCGACCCCCGGATGCTGCTGGTCTTCTCCGCCCTGCTCGCCGGGTACGGCTTCGGCCTGACCGCGTTCGCCGGCTCGGTCGGCTTCTTCGCGCTGACCATCGCCGTCTGGACGCTCGCCGAGATCGTCAACGCCCCCACCCAGTCCGGCATGGTGGTGCGCTTCTCGCCGCGCCACGCCCGGGGCCGCTACCAGGGTGTGTTCTCGCTGTCCTGGACGCTGTCGGCCCTGGTCGCGCCGCTGACGGGCGGCGCGGTCATCGAGGAGTTCGGCGCCGACGTGCTCTGGGCCGGGTGCGCGGTGATCGGCACCTTCGCGGCGGCCGGCTACTGGCTGCTGACCCGGAACCTGCCGGAGGAGGGCGCCATGGACGCGGTGTACGCGGGAGGCGCGAACCGGGAGGAACGGCCCGCGCCGCAGTCCGCCTGA
- a CDS encoding phosphoglyceromutase → MADAPYKLILLRHGESEWNAKNLFTGWVDVNLNEKGEKEAVRGGELLKDAGLLPDVVHTSLQKRAIRTAQLALEAADRHWIPVHRSWRLNERHYGALQGKDKAQTLAEFGEEQFMLWRRSYDTPPPVLEDGSEFSQSDDPRYASIPPELRPRTECLKDVVVRMLPYWYDGIVPDLLAGRTVLVAAHGNSLRALVKHLDGISDADIAGLNIPTGIPLAYELDADFRPVVPGGTYLDPEAAKAAIEAVKNQGKKK, encoded by the coding sequence ATGGCCGACGCACCGTACAAGCTCATCCTCCTCCGCCACGGCGAGAGCGAGTGGAACGCGAAGAACCTGTTCACCGGCTGGGTGGACGTCAACCTGAACGAGAAGGGCGAGAAGGAGGCCGTCCGCGGCGGAGAACTGCTCAAGGACGCCGGCCTGCTCCCTGACGTGGTCCACACCTCCCTCCAGAAGCGCGCCATCCGCACCGCGCAGCTGGCCCTGGAGGCGGCCGACCGCCACTGGATCCCCGTCCACCGCTCCTGGCGCCTGAACGAGCGCCACTACGGCGCCCTCCAGGGCAAGGACAAGGCCCAGACCCTGGCGGAGTTCGGCGAGGAGCAGTTCATGCTCTGGCGCCGCTCCTACGACACTCCGCCGCCCGTCCTGGAGGACGGCTCCGAGTTCTCCCAGAGCGACGACCCGCGCTACGCCTCCATCCCCCCGGAGCTGCGCCCCCGCACCGAGTGCCTCAAGGACGTCGTCGTCCGCATGCTGCCGTACTGGTACGACGGCATCGTCCCGGACCTGCTGGCCGGCCGCACCGTCCTCGTCGCCGCCCACGGCAACTCGCTGCGCGCCCTGGTCAAGCACCTGGACGGCATCTCCGACGCCGACATCGCGGGCCTGAACATCCCCACCGGCATCCCGCTCGCCTACGAGCTCGACGCCGACTTCCGCCCGGTCGTCCCCGGCGGCACCTACCTCGACCCGGAGGCCGCCAAGGCCGCGATCGAGGCCGTGAAGAACCAGGGCAAGAAGAAGTAG
- the phoU gene encoding phosphate signaling complex protein PhoU, with protein sequence MRDAYHEELDSIGDGLVEMARLVGSAIGRATTAILDADLKLAEAVIAGDSKVDDLQRDLEARAIALLARQQPVATDLRIVVTSLRMSADLERSGDLAQHVAKLARLRFPDTAVPRDLHSTVLEMGQLAQRLMAKAGEVLITKDVDLALQLEQDDDAMDLLHRALFQHLMDDRWQHGIETAVDVTLLGRYYERFADHAVSVAKRVVYLVTGEHADELNQTAGAPGAGESS encoded by the coding sequence ATGCGGGACGCGTACCACGAGGAGCTGGACTCGATAGGCGACGGGCTGGTCGAAATGGCGCGGCTCGTCGGCTCCGCCATAGGGCGTGCCACGACGGCGATCCTGGACGCGGACCTCAAGCTCGCGGAGGCCGTGATCGCCGGCGACAGCAAGGTGGACGACCTCCAGCGGGACCTGGAGGCGCGGGCCATCGCGCTGCTGGCCCGGCAGCAACCGGTCGCCACCGACCTGCGGATCGTGGTCACGTCCCTGCGGATGAGCGCCGACCTGGAGCGCTCCGGCGACCTCGCGCAGCACGTCGCGAAGCTCGCCCGGCTGCGCTTCCCGGACACGGCGGTCCCGCGCGACCTGCACTCCACGGTGCTGGAGATGGGCCAGCTCGCCCAGCGGCTGATGGCCAAGGCGGGCGAGGTGCTGATCACCAAGGACGTGGACCTCGCGCTCCAGCTGGAGCAGGACGACGACGCCATGGACCTGCTGCACCGCGCCCTCTTCCAGCACCTGATGGACGACCGCTGGCAGCACGGCATCGAGACGGCCGTGGACGTGACCCTGCTGGGCCGCTACTACGAGCGGTTCGCCGACCACGCCGTCTCGGTCGCCAAACGCGTCGTCTACCTGGTCACCGGGGAGCACGCCGACGAGCTCAACCAGACGGCGGGCGCCCCCGGCGCGGGGGAGAGTTCGTGA
- a CDS encoding sensor histidine kinase produces the protein MNVDAAVAAAAALAGLCTGVIAMLAFRWSERDQARPSRSSLHTDAVLPPGVDTVLSVLRSSAVVLDEGDAVVKASSAAYALGLVRGGRLAVDAMLQMARDTRRDGEIRQVELDLPRRGTGRGEALAVSARVAPLGSRLVLLLVEDLTEARRIEAVRRDFVANVSHELKTPVGALSLLSEAVMDASDDPEAVTRFAGRMQIEATRLTNLVQELIDLSRVQNDDPLEDAEPVRVDELVAEAVDRCRHQAGTKQITMASGGAAGLHVWGNRGQLAAALGNLVENAVNYSPARTRVGIAARRVAAPGGDLIEIAVTDQGIGISEKDRERVFERFYRVDPARSRATGGTGLGLSIVKHVAASHGGEVTVWSAEGQGSTFTLRLPEAGVGRDRLRLRRLDTDDPQDAAEATGHLHGLATPEPHR, from the coding sequence ATGAACGTGGACGCGGCCGTCGCCGCAGCGGCAGCCCTCGCCGGCCTGTGCACCGGTGTGATCGCCATGCTGGCGTTCCGCTGGAGCGAGCGCGACCAGGCGCGCCCCAGCCGCAGCTCGCTGCACACCGACGCGGTCCTGCCGCCCGGTGTCGACACCGTCCTGTCCGTGCTGCGGTCCTCCGCCGTCGTCCTCGACGAGGGCGACGCGGTCGTCAAGGCCAGCTCGGCGGCGTACGCCCTCGGCCTGGTGCGCGGCGGCCGGCTCGCCGTGGACGCCATGCTCCAGATGGCCCGCGACACCCGCCGCGACGGGGAGATACGCCAGGTCGAGCTGGACCTGCCGCGCCGCGGCACCGGCCGGGGGGAGGCCCTCGCGGTCTCCGCGCGGGTGGCGCCGCTGGGCTCCCGCCTGGTCCTGCTGCTGGTCGAGGACCTCACGGAGGCGCGCCGCATCGAGGCCGTCCGCCGGGACTTCGTCGCCAACGTCAGCCACGAGCTCAAGACCCCGGTCGGCGCGCTGTCCCTGCTCTCCGAGGCCGTGATGGACGCCAGCGACGACCCCGAGGCCGTCACCCGCTTCGCCGGCCGGATGCAGATCGAGGCCACCCGGCTGACCAACCTGGTCCAGGAGCTGATCGACCTCTCCCGGGTGCAGAACGACGACCCCCTGGAGGACGCCGAGCCCGTCCGCGTGGACGAGCTCGTCGCCGAGGCCGTCGACCGCTGCCGCCACCAGGCCGGCACCAAGCAGATCACCATGGCCTCGGGAGGCGCCGCCGGCCTGCACGTCTGGGGCAACCGGGGCCAGCTCGCAGCGGCCCTCGGCAACCTCGTCGAGAACGCCGTCAACTACAGCCCCGCCCGCACCCGCGTGGGCATCGCCGCCCGCCGGGTGGCCGCGCCCGGCGGCGATCTGATCGAGATAGCCGTCACCGACCAGGGCATCGGCATATCCGAGAAGGACCGCGAGCGGGTCTTCGAGCGCTTCTACCGCGTCGACCCCGCCCGCTCCCGCGCCACCGGCGGCACCGGGCTCGGCCTGTCGATCGTCAAGCACGTGGCCGCGTCGCACGGCGGCGAGGTCACCGTCTGGAGCGCAGAGGGCCAGGGCTCCACCTTCACCCTCCGCCTCCCGGAGGCGGGCGTCGGCCGCGACCGGCTTCGCCTGCGCCGCCTGGACACCGACGATCCCCAGGACGCGGCCGAGGCGACGGGCCACCTCCACGGCCTCGCCACGCCGGAACCGCACCGGTGA